Part of the Thermodesulfobacteriota bacterium genome is shown below.
GAATAAAGGATTTGAGGAATGAACAGCGAAGATTCCATATTTCTTGCCGGGCACAGGGGGATGGTCGGTTCCGCCATTTTACGACGTCTGCGGTCTGAAGGGTATGACCGTATCGTCACCCGTACCCGCAGTGAGCTTGATTTAAAAGACCAGAGAGCGGTGCGGGAATTCTTTAATGGTGAAAAAATCGATTATGTGATTATTGCGGCAGCAAAGGTTGGCGGCATTTATTCTAACAACACTTATCCTGCTGAATTTATCTATAATAACTTAATGATGGAGGCAAATCTTATTCATGGGGCCTGGCAGGCAGGAATTCAGCGGCTTCTTTTCCTGGGGAGCTCGTGTATCTACCCCAAGCATGCGGTGCAACCGATGAAAGAGGAATCGTTGCTTTCAGGGAAACTTGAGCCGACCAATGAAGCTTACGCGATTGCAAAAATTGCCGGCATCAAGCTTTGTGAATTTTACAATCGCCAGTATGGCACCAGGTACCGGTCTGTGATGCCGACCAATCTGTATGGTCCCAATGACAATTTTGATTTAAATAATTCTCATGTGCTGCCTGCGTTGATTCGTAAATTTCATCTGGCAAAACTGGCAGAACACCACGATTGGGACGGCATTCGCCGGGACGAATTAAAATATGGTGCCATTCCCCAGGATATACAACAAAGCCTGAACAGTATTGCCACACCAAAAACAAAATCATCTTCACCGCCGCGTGACGGAATAATGCTATGGGGGAGCGGGCTGCCGAAGCGAGAATTTCTCTATGTGGATGATATGGCGGCCGCCTGCCTTTTATTAATCAATTTAAGTGATGCCCAATATGATGCTTTAAGGTCAACCGGTTCACCTGCTGTTAAGGCAAAAAACAATACCACGGCTTTTGAGGCAGGTAGGGTCGAAAATGACCATCGGCTAATGGTTCCGCACATCAATATAGGGGCAGGAAGTGATATGACGGTTCAGCAACTTGCCGAAATAGCAAAAAAAGTAGTTGGGTATACCGGAGATGTGGTTTGGGATCGGTCCAAACCGGACGGGATGCCGCAAAAGTTGCTTGATATTTCGAGATTAACCAGTATTGGCTGGAAACCCGAAGTGACCATAGAAGAAGGCATCGCACAGACATATGCATGGTACATGGAGAACCTTGAACAGGGGCGGGGAGGTAAGACATGATGACAGGGCTAAAAATGGCAAAATCAGCTTTATTATGTATCGGGATTGTTATATATTTAACCTTTCTGATCACCGGGTGTTCTACTTTGCCAAGTGAAAGAGGCAAGACGGGATCTCATGAAGTAAGCCGACAGAAAGATAAAACAAGACCTTTGTACTATGATTTCGAAGATGTTCTTATCCCCAGGGAACTGAAAGCGGACCAGAAATCATCATTTATTTACAACACCGCCGGTTTCTCGGCCGGGGTTTTGGTGTTGAAGGGGAGAGTTGAGCTTGGATCTCTGGTCTCTTTTTTTGAAAAGAACATGGCAAAAGACAACTGGCGACTGGTCAGCTCGTTTAAATCATCCAGAACCATTATGCTTTTCCAGAAACAAAGCAGATGGTGTGTGATAAACATTACTGAAG
Proteins encoded:
- a CDS encoding GDP-L-fucose synthase, with the protein product MNSEDSIFLAGHRGMVGSAILRRLRSEGYDRIVTRTRSELDLKDQRAVREFFNGEKIDYVIIAAAKVGGIYSNNTYPAEFIYNNLMMEANLIHGAWQAGIQRLLFLGSSCIYPKHAVQPMKEESLLSGKLEPTNEAYAIAKIAGIKLCEFYNRQYGTRYRSVMPTNLYGPNDNFDLNNSHVLPALIRKFHLAKLAEHHDWDGIRRDELKYGAIPQDIQQSLNSIATPKTKSSSPPRDGIMLWGSGLPKREFLYVDDMAAACLLLINLSDAQYDALRSTGSPAVKAKNNTTAFEAGRVENDHRLMVPHINIGAGSDMTVQQLAEIAKKVVGYTGDVVWDRSKPDGMPQKLLDISRLTSIGWKPEVTIEEGIAQTYAWYMENLEQGRGGKT